Proteins encoded within one genomic window of Psilocybe cubensis strain MGC-MH-2018 chromosome 2, whole genome shotgun sequence:
- a CDS encoding Glycerol-3-phosphate O-acyltransferase 2 gives MAQSNDTKALHRLIRFISSLAVDSFFHEVRVIGGENVPKDGPIIVTATHHNMMLDPVILSVGFPYQRMLNYWSKASLFKHPVMSWILYSSGNIPVDRKSKDRQVLFKGTIDALAGGGAVALFPEGTSYTEPRIMQVKDGAAWAACEYTKWAKQHATEGNFRDVTIIPVSIVYTNKSKYRSGVIMEFGRPLAIDPYKEQFLSDVDGEPRAAVKRLTRSIERELVSTSINAPDWDTLYAARMARELLWEKDRSINLEDFVPISQTPVYIMGRIGAKLVENEEETQAQNKVAFGLLSSLLIYPAAFFFLWAMFWYTSLGALLAATLVYLFAFGVPLLTLLVKATTNGWLNVISIQYRVIKLLLPSAKRFIAAWRVLVGVWTPKRWDLSMTALSQYTKPRIPPANQWIDRPSTPKPNASETSPATPGSPTDFNLQNEPQVKTRPARRPPSRRLVRHVLRSRVEAVNALASFFDHLTRAGKDKKVNASPHLAQMYGGDIVPSKSGADKDVTEGWRYASEVLTFLKKRGAKIPTLGQGPLFDEWALSSEGEGYTTGEEQEERIWVATNSS, from the exons ATGGCGCAGTCCAACGACACCAAAGCTCTCCACCGTCTCATTCGGTTCATTTCCAGCCTCGCCGTCGACTCGTTTTTCCATGAAGTTCGTGTCATAGGAGGCGAAAATGTCCCCAAGGATGGCCCCATTATTGT GACCGCGACTCACCACAACATGATGTTGGATCCCGTCATACTTT CTGTAGGATTTCCATACCAGAGGATGCTCAATTACTGGAGCAAAG CGAGCCTCTTCAAGCATCCTGTCATGAGCTGGATCCTCTACTCCTCTGGCAACATTCCCGTGGACCGTAAATCAAAAGATAGACAAGTCTTATTCAAAGGAACAATTGATGCGCTGGCCGGAGGTGGGGCAGTAGCTTTGTTTCCCGAGGGCACTAGTTATACGGAGCCCAGAATAATGCAGGTCAAAGATGGCGCTGCTTGGGCAGCATGCGAGTACACGAAATGGGCGAAGCAGCATGCTACGGAGGGTAATTTCCGAGACGTTACCATCATCCCCGTGTCTATTGTCTACACCAACAAGTCAAAGTATAGGAGCGGT GTTATCATGGA ATTTGGTCGTCCTCTCGCTATCGATCCATACAAGGAACAATTCCTATCTGATGTGGACGGGGAACCGCGCGCGGCTGTCAAGCGCCTCACTCGCTCCATTGAGCGTGAGCTGGTCTCAACGAGCATTAATGCTCCAGACTG GGACACACTTTATGCTGCCAGAATGGCTCGTGAACTTCTTTGGGAGAAAGACAGGTCAATTAACCTTGAAGATTTTGTGCCTATATCACAAAC TCCTGTTTACATCATGGGCCGCATAGGCGCTAAACTCGTGGAAAACGAAGAAGAGACCCAAGCCCAGAACAAAGTTGCTTTTGGACTGCTCTCATCGCTTCTTATTTATCCTGCTGcattctttttcctttgggCTATGTTTTGGTATACAAGTCTCGGCGCCCTACTAGCCGCAACCCTGGTGTACCTGTTTGCT TTCGGTGTTCCTCTGCTCACACTTCTCGTCAAGGCAACTACGAACGGTTGGTTGAACGTCATCTCAATACAGTATCGTGTCATTAAACTTCTTCTACCTAGTGCGAAGCGATTTATTGCTGCGTGGCGTGTGCTGGTCGGCGTTTGGACTCCCAAAAGATGGGATCTATCTATGACAGCACTGTCCCAGTACACCAAACCTCGGATTCCTCCCGCAAACCAATGGATTGACCGGCCATCCACACCCAAGCCCAACGCAAGCGAGACATCGCCTGCAACCCCCGGAAGCCCCACTGACTTCAATTTACAAAACGAACCCCAGGTGAAAACGCGACCTGCTCGCCGGCCTCCCTCGCGTCGCCTTGTGCGCCATGTGTTGAGGTCTCGTGTTGAAGCTGTGAATGCATTGGCCAGTTTCTTTGATCATCTGACTCGTGCTGGTAAAGACAAAAAGGTGAATGCGAGTCCGCATCTAGCGCAGATGTACGGTGGAGATATTGTGCCTTCGAAGAGTGGCGCAGACAAGGACGTTACGGAAGGTTGGCGATATGCTTCAGAGGTGTTGACCTTTTTGAAGAAACGGGGGGCAAAGATCCCAACACTGGGGCAAGGACCGTTGTTTGATGAATGGGCATTGAGCAGCGAGGGAGAAGGTTATACGACAGGGGAGGAACAGGAAGAACGGATCTGGGTGGCAACGAATAGCTCCTAG
- a CDS encoding Serine/threonine-protein kinase cds1 — MDSLDNMEYEHQEDAFTNEESQDYEQQTQTQSTQQASQPPPVAFDSHLWGFLQPCSAALTRIDFWKLNPRYTIGRNTETNQVVLPGYKVSNTHCTITWDGKDVGSTIIVTDLSSNGTFINGEKIGKNNTRILHEGNEIAFGTSIPQPQNDGLEDYRFVYRHLACGMPTEGLYAHYDLGIELGKGSFATVRKAIHRATGQWYAVKMISASKAVRNNTQSSRNSNLAREISIMEKLEHPNICKLVEVFFQDDKSINLVLEHVEGGDLLEHILKNGGLAEVDARDITYQICDAMAYIHAKGVTHRDLKPENVLLTADKPPKVKVADFGLAKVVDSLTMLRTMCGTPSYLAPEVVRSDNIHGYDNLVDSWSVGVIVFSMLTNSSPFIEDETADIRNRILYRRVDWQTLSNCPISIEAHKFIRRLLEEDARRRLSLTGALLDPWLANHLPYYPNPDVSMTSVIQNDADMSPDENERPGPAQATTSRVPLQRRSLVLSQAAEAGEDPIEPSWEMIAYANSRNDVADAAEPSEAPVKGQNKRIRADLTPVPEDAVDDTDMNASNPVSQTNGKDGQPRRSTRRNKVARMS, encoded by the exons ATGGATTCACTAGACAACATGGAATACGAACACCAAGAGGACGCGTTCACAAACGAAGAATCTCAGGATTATGAGCAACAAACTCAGACTCAGTCTACACAGCAAGCTTCTCAGCCCCCGCCTGTCGCTTTTGATTCGCACTTGTGGGGGTTCTTGCAACCCTGCAGTGCAGCGCTCACTCGCATTGACTTTTGGAAACTGAATCCCCGATATACCATTGGCAGGAACACTGAAACTAACCAAGTTGTTCTGCCGGGGTACAAAGTCA GCAACACGCACTGTACTATCACTTGGGATGGTAAGGATGTAGgatccactatcattgtaACCGATCTATCGAGCAACGGGACATTC ATCAACGGAGAGAAGATTGGCAAGAACAACACGCGTATTCTTCATGAAGGAAATGAGATTGCTTTTGGTACATCTATTCCACAACCTCAAAACGACGGCCTAGAAGATTATC GTTTCGTCTATCGTCATTTGGCATGTGGTATGCCCACAGAAGGGTTGTATGCTCACTACGACCTCGGTATCGAGCTAGGAAAGGGATCATTTGCCACTGTTCGTAAAGCGATCCATCGCGCTACTGGGCAGTGGTATGCTGTAAAAATGATCTCCGCGAGCAAGGCCGTTCGAAACAATACACAGTCATCAAGAAACTCGAATCTTGCCCGCGAAATTAGTATCATGGAGAAGTTAGAGCATCCAAATATCTGTAAACTTGTCGAAGTATTCTTCCAAGACGACAAAAGCATCA ACCTTGTTTTGGAACATGTCGAGGGTGGTGATCTGCTGGAACATATTTTGAAAAATGGCGGACTTG CTGAAGTAGATGCAAGAGATATTACATATCAAATTTGTGATGCCATGGCA TATATACACGCCAAAGGAGTCACTCATCGAGATCTTAAACCCGAG AATgtccttttgactgcagaTAAACCCCCAAAGGTGAAGGTGGCTGATTTTGGGCTTGCCAAAGTCGTTGACAGTCTGACCATGTTAAGA ACCATGTGTGGGACACCCAGTTATCTGGCACCCGAAGTTGTCAGATCCGACAATATCCACGGGTATGATAATCTCGTTGATAGTTGGAGCGTGGGTGTCATAGTGTTTTCCAT GTTGACGAACTCCAGTCCCTTTATTGAGGACGAAACAGCTGATATAAGAAATCGAATCCTATATCGTAGAGTTGATTGGCAAACTCTGAGTAACTGTCCTATCAGTATTGAAG CCCACAAGTTCATTCGTCgtcttcttgaagaagacGCCCGCCGCCGACTATCTCTCACTGGTGCTCTCTTGGACCCATGGCTTGCCAACCATCTTCCTTATTACCCCAACCCTGACGTTTCCATGACTTCCGTAATTCAGAACGACGCTGATATGTCACCAGATGAGAACGAAAGGCCAGGACCTGCCCAAGCAACCACCTCCCGTGTTCCTTTACAGCGCCGTAGTCTAGTTCTCTCGCAAGCTGCGGAGGCGGGGGAGGATCCTATTGAACCTTCTTGGGAGATGATAGCCTATGCCAACTCTAGGAACGACGTTGCTGATGCTGCTGAGCCTTCCGAAGCCCCTGTCAAAGGGCAAAACAAACGCATCCGTGCAGATCTAACTCCTGTCCCTGAAGATGCTGTAGACGATACGGATATGAATGCATCTAACCCGGTTTCTCAGACGAACGGAAAAGATGGCCAGCCTCGTCGGTCAACTCGTCGAAACAAGGTCGCCCGCATGTCTTGA